In the genome of Melospiza melodia melodia isolate bMelMel2 chromosome 11, bMelMel2.pri, whole genome shotgun sequence, the window ATGGAAACCTTTTATTCAGCTATTACCTCTAACTCAGCAGTAGTTTCTTCCCCCTTGGAAACTTGcacattttctttcccattttttttgAGATTTCAATACTAGAAATAGTTTGTAATAATTTGTCATTTATGAAATTACAGAATGTTGAAGTCAAAATCTCTGAAGTTCAAATTAAAGTGGTGATGTAACAGTGATTTCTAGCAGAAACATTTCTGTGGGCGTTGTGTCTGAAGCCTGCTGCCCTACTTTGACTAGCAGGGAGATTCACATCAATAATCCTGTGAATGCTGCCATGCACAAGCCATAAACATGCCATACATGGTATGAGCAGAAGTAGCTGCACTTCATCAGATGACACTCACCACTGCTGAACAGACAAAGATGAGTTATTAGGTTGTAACTGGAGTTGTGGCACACTGCCCTATGGCACCATTGAAAGCGCTGCCAAAAAAGCCTCATAACATCACTCAATGAAATATTTGCTTGACCAGTCTAATCCAAATAGCTTCACAGTCACAGTGAACTTGGTAAGAAACAACTGTGAAATCCAGAAGTCCGTGAAGCATTTCCATCAGATCTTAAAAGAAATAAGGATATCTCAGAGTGCAAATGCAAAGTAAAAGACAGTTCTTGTCGATataggaaaagaaaactaaaaccTAACAGCCTTTATTTGTGAAGGAGAAGGGCACATCCTGTGCCAGCAGTCTCAACTCTGCTGCCCTGAAACCATTCTGCTCCATTTACTGGAGTACATTGGTTTATATAAGCATGTACTAAATACAGAGATGAAGCTTTCTACAGTTTGAACCTGAAAGACATTTTTGTAGTATTATGCTAAAAAGGACATAATATGCAGATTTAAGAGGGAAAGTTTTAGCtgtagaaaaaggaaaagaaagatagCTCATGTAAGAGCTCACCAGAATGGCTGTACAGAACAGAGGTAACACACCACTCTTGGAAGAAAAGCAAATGTTGTAAGTCATTAGCATAACAAAACCCCTTTTCCTTCTGAGCTGCAATTTCTGCTGTAACTAGCACCAAAAATCCTACCAAACACCAGTGATAGCAACACTTACCTTACACCTATAAGTAGTGCTATCAGCATTGAACAAATAGGATCTGCTATCATTAGCCCATAGTTCTGCATCAGTATAGCAGAGATGATTACACCAATACTTCCCAGCGTGTCTGCCACAATGTGCAGAAAAACACCTGTAAGAGACCAAGTGACACCATTACAACTTGCTGTTCTTACAGCTAATGGAGCATTTCAGAGATGTTTTACAAGAAGTAGTTTCAAGAACTACATAATATGATCTATACTTTTTAAATTTGTGGTCAGTTTTGGGTCAAACACTCAAAGATTTTAATGTATTTGTAGAATATGGGCCATTTGAAGAATTTACATTCTGTTATGCACTTAGCAGTATTGGGCATTTCACAGCAAGGCTATTAACTTGAACAGTGATTAACAGCTGCAGCTAGACTTTCTTCATTCACCCTCATTATAGTACAGAAACTCCTGTTCCCTGATGCCTACAGTAGTGAGGTCTGTGTAAGATGGACAGACTGTTAACAGAAACAGCTCTGCAAAGCTTTCACATGTGCTAACATTTAATTGACGACACCTTCCAGAAGTTATTTGGCAAAGAAATCCAAGACAAATAGTTTTGAAAATTAAACAATATTGCAGACATGAGAAGCCTTGCTCTTATTCTGAAGAGTAAGACTTCCTTCAAGTACAAACACATACTTTGCAGCTAGTCAAAGTTTAGCCTTTGGAGCTCTCTGCTGGCAGTGACTGGAAGTCATTCAGAAACAGCTTTTTGAATGCAGTTCTCCAGACAGGTAATCCCCCTCTTCTAAGAACAACACACCACTACAAACCAGCTCTTTGGGGATTTCTCCATTTGTACTGGCTctggctgggacagagctggTTTCTCCACAGCAGCCTGCATCAGGGCCTTCTGTTTCTCATGATCCCACATCAGGAAGGCAGGGGTGGGCAGGATGCTGGGGGGCACACAGCCAGCCAGCTGATCCAAAGGGACCAGAGGGACATTTCATACCATCCAACACTGTGCTCCCCAATGACACTACTGTTGTCTTTCTGCTGCTCAGACTTCCCTAGGCACTGATCTGCTGGTGGGATGTGATTGCTTGTGAGTGACGGTGTTGATAGTGACAGTCTTTGCATTACTTGGTGGGGTTTTTCCCTCAGTATTGAATAAAATCAGGTCTTTTTAATGTGCTTCAGTTAAAATGAGTGTTTCACAAAAAGACTGACTTTGAAATATCTTCAACTGAAATACTGAGTATACATAATACAGTGTACTGTGAATTCTGGAAGAACTTGTAAATGCTCCTTCTCAAGGACTACAAACAAGCCAGAAGATCATCCAATAAGAGAAAACCCTACAGACATTTGGGTATGCCAAATAATTACTACGTCCTACATCTAACAATTGTCTCCCTTTAACttctgaacattaaaaaaaaagctaagTAAAACCAACAAACAGCCAACCAAAGCTCAAAACCAACATCTACATTGTCCATAACTAATGCTCAAGAGATCAGGAAGTCCAATACTACTTCAAGAAACTGAGATGCATTACCATCTGCTCTAAACCAACTCTAAGAGTTTGATGAAATGCAAGTTTTAAGCTCAGGTACTCTTTAACAACTACATCAATCTGCATCTTCATGTTACAGAACATCTATTACAATTAGGCTCCTTGGGTTTCTGCTTTTAACCACTCTTTCCTACCTTTTCAGCATCAAGAACAGAAGCTGAATCCCAGCTTTTGAGATGTCTCTTTTAAACTGTGTTGACAGTGCATCACATTTACACTTCTGTCAATGTCTCAACACCTAGTCATGCAGAGGATATAGCAGAGCTGTTTACAGGGGAAATGGAACTTCATTAAATGGCATCTATCCAGAAGAACCCTCTAAAACAGAGGTGTGACAGACCCAGCCAGGCAGACTTTGATAAAACCAATAAAACATCACACTTATTCTCATCATACCTTGTAAAATCTGTTTGCTGGATCCAGCCATTACTTCAAGGGAATGGTCATCTGTGGAGGCAATTATTGACACATTAACCAAGACAAAGGCTCTCTCTAGTGGCCCTTCTGTTACACTCTCCCTTTCAGAAATGTCTTGGACAGACAGGCTGCTCCCAATGACCAGCTTTTATTCAAGCTATTATTTTTTAATGCAGCAATTAAGTTAAAAGTCTtaatatgcattttttaaaatacaatatCCCTTTACACAATGGATTTCTACATAAGTATATACAAAAATTAATTATCTACATTTATTCCTAATTAAAACAAATGGAGAGGTAAGACCTTCCTAGTATAGAGCAAAATAAGACCCCTCAAGAACACAAGCCATGAACTGAAGTGAGAAGAGTAGGTTCAAATGAATTTGCTAACCAGAACTACTTCACTTAAGCAAGCAGCATTTATACCTAATGTAAAAAAACAAAGATAAGACTTGGAGAAGGAACAAGTAAGTAAAAAATCTTCTCATCCAAGCAGATTAATGCCTCTGTAGCATTATTCTGAAAGACATTTTAAGAAAAACTTGTTAAAGGATAAGAAAAGACTGCTAGTGAAGATATACAAGAATTTACACAACAGCTGATTTGAATATCAAACTGCACAAGACAGCTACATTCACTGCTCTGCAAGGGTGGGGGCCACGTGGAAGGCAAGGAAGAGGCAGAAGCAGGGAGCTCCTGCTTTCCAACCAAATTCCAGGAGACCTACTGGAAGACAAATGCCAATTTTCTAGGAATAGCAAGGAAGAGACAAGTAAATATTTTTATACTCTTTGTCACCTCCTGTCTGCCAGTTCCCACACTATTCCTTGCTCTGAATGTGCACATTTTGAGTCACGTCAGATCTAATTTTATTGCTTAGGCAGGAAGGACTGGCAACCCTGCATCACAAGGCTTTCATTTGCATTGTTTCAAACAGGTGctacccacacaagctcttctcCCATAGTGAAGGCTACTGACCATATTTGACATGAATGTCTCTTCTCAGATTGTTTGCCTTCATAGAAAAGATTTCAGCACAGCTAACATAACAAGTATCTTTTGTATAACTATCTTAAAACAGATTACAACTATACAAAATGGGAAAAGTCTTATTTGAGATCACAAACCAAGTACAACTAACAAACCACAAGTTCACTGGTTCATTTTTTCTAATACCTTGTGCTGTAAAACTATACAAATGGAGAACAGTAGCAAACCAGCTCAACTTTGTCAATTGATTTTAATGAAAAAACTGAAACAGGGCACCTGATAACTAATTTCCCTCTATTGCAATAGCATACAGCTGTTCCATCTTTTGCCAACACACAACATTACAGCACACACTCAAAAACCAGAGGTAAAGCAAAATCTGTAAAAACTAACGTTGAAATTACTGCAAGTGAAACACAAAATGAGTCACAAAACATGATGGTGGCAGAGCATTTAATGAAGACATTTAATGAAGCTACTTCCATGTATGATCACAACAGGCTGACAACACACtccttttatttttcagtaaGTTATTAATTGCAGATTTAGCTTGAGTCAGAATGACTCAGTACTTACCATGACAATAATCCTGACCATGAGAGTGTCCATGGCCATGACCATGAGTGTGTCCATGGGAATGTTTATGTTCATGGCTGTGTCCATGATCTCTGTGattgtgcccatggctgagaccACCATTAAACAGAGAATGGCTGTGCTCATGTCCTATAAACAAATATCACCATCAGAGTGCATTTATGAATATATAAATGATGAGTAAAAGTACTCTTATGTTTGTTTCTTAGATACTCAAAACCTATTCGTCTAAAAGATGAATCTTAAGGTATGGCTTTAAATAAGAAACTTAACACAAGGTGCTTGTCATCAATGGCTCTGCTGTGCAGACATATCATATagatacataaaatatatatatatatatatatagatacataaAATATACCAGGTTTGAGAAGTCAAGTGCTTTTATTCTGAGACTGGTTGTGCTAGACTTCTAGTACAATTTGAAAAATGTACACTTCATTAGATATAAGCACTTTAAAAACAGTTGTTTTAAGAAAGCAGAAATTGGTTGTCATTTGCAGATTAAAAATTCAACTTTAGATTACTGCTTAAGGACCAAAGACTATGGTCTTTGGTCTTTAAGCAGTCTATGTAAGTTCAAATGTTCAATCAGTCTATGTAAGTTTAAATGTTAAGCTCAAAGAGAGGCCCACAGGCTTTGCAGAAAAAACCTTCAGTGTATTTATCATGTGTATTTAGGCAAATCAATTCTGCATTTCAATTCAAAAGACACTAAGCTGAGAAACATCTGAAGCAGAATCATCTCATGCTTAAAATTTGGTTCAAATACTGTTTCTAAATTTTCTAGCTAGAACCTTGCAGAAGCCCAGCTTAAATTTGTCCAAAAAGATGCTCAGCAAATCTCTTTCAATGAAGTGTAGGAGAGTGCACGAACCCCAGAAAGCAGTTTCTGGACTCCTAGGTGTTCCAGTTAACGGATATTAACATGAGAAGTACAACAGTGGCATGCCAGGGCTGGTAATAAAACACCAAAGTCAACACAGCAATAGGAGACACACACACTTGGCTAGGATTGCCATTAGGAAGACATCAAATGTAATACTGGGGCTCTCACTGGGGCATAATAAAGCCCTGGAACAGAGGCTGCCAAGAAAGGAAACAGTACTGAAGTTACATCCTACCAGAGCTGTGTGAATGCCCATGACCTCCATGCTGAAAAACAAATATTCCTATCAGATTTACAATGAATCCTAGTATAGAAACAGGAAGAAGTCTCTCATGATGCACATCGGGAGGCTCAAGGGCTCTCTgaaaaacaaatgaaacaaaccaaaaagcaaaTGTAGAGTTTTACAATCCCTTTACATTATTAAAAGGCACCACAAAATTACTTAGGTACAGGAGCATTCTCATACATAACATATATAGACATAACTTAAAATTACTCAGGACTTCCAGTTTTTGGGATGATACACAGACCGACTCTCAGTGTCTGAAAATAAAGTTCTATTATTAAAGCTGTGAAGTACAGTAGCATATTCTGAGAGTCTAGCTCAGTTTTATCATAAGATGTGGTTATGCTGTGGGATGTGGCTCAACACCATCTGAATACATTCAGGTTTGTTGCAGTATGTAGATTGCTCAAGTCACCTATAAGACTTCTAAGAGTCTAGAATGTCATTTCTTCCTTTCTCCTTAGAGAGGTGAGGCAACAAGGGGAATGAATTGAAGATTCAGAACAAATTATGACATTTTTTAGAAATTCTCAAATctagattgattttttaaagttattttttacCCTACTTCCCCTGGAATATTTTTCTCAATGAGACATTATAGACCTAATATAAAAAAAAGACAGGCTCCACCTCATAGAATCTTTACATAAATAAAATACACCATTTAAGAAGCTAGTACAGAAACTGAAAAAGCTGAGTTTCTCTGTCATTAAACAGCAATTTCAGATGGCCCTATTCTCTGTTCAAATCAGATTTCTAACCAATTAGGaacataatttaaattttcaattcaTTAATTTCAATAATTTATTCCTATTAAAACCAGAAATATTCATCCATATTAAATATAGAATGTAATAGCGTATTTGATTTCATCCCATACCTCAACACCTTCAGAAAAAATGAAGAATGCTGTAAAGATGAGGAATAAGCCATTAACAAAACCAGCAAGTACTTCTGCTCGAACATAACTGCAAGAGACAAGAAAAAGTAATAGCAGATATTACCACTTTCATTTAAATGCTGAAAATTAGAACTTAAGAGATTGGAGTGCAATCTTCTAGTTCTCAAACAGTTAGATTACACAAATTT includes:
- the SLC30A7 gene encoding zinc transporter 7 isoform X2 is translated as MSTSRPGSTCSGRCRAGSGLSWRTRLPATSSLSSASTSPSPSWSCSTASGVTGLISDSFHMFFDCTALLAGLAASVISKWRSNDAFSYGYVRAEVLAGFVNGLFLIFTAFFIFSEGVERALEPPDVHHERLLPVSILGFIVNLIGIFVFQHGGHGHSHSSGHEHSHSLFNGGLSHGHNHRDHGHSHEHKHSHGHTHGHGHGHSHGQDYCHDDHSLEVMAGSSKQILQGVFLHIVADTLGSIGVIISAILMQNYGLMIADPICSMLIALLIGVSIVPLLKESIGILMQRTPPSLENALPQCYQRVQQLQGVYSLHDPHFWTLCTDVYIGTLKLLVAPDADGRWILSQTHNIFTQAGVRQLYIQIDVAAM